aaaaaagagaataaaacacatagaaattcagaccactttgacaagcagacaaacaaaagacagtcctgtcggccatcttggattggacattcaacattaacccaatttggaaatcggtctgtagttatttatatttgtggattcacctacttttgacggaggaagaagaaaggcgggtttgctgatttttggaacgattttgcttgaaagactcaggttaaaaaggcatgaaaaagaaaaaggcaattagaaatattatacattatgtcccatataagctcatacacgacacattctacagatagtgtacaaaaaaaacctaaatagtggaataaaagaggtgaaaacatgtgaaatgaaacaaataaaagttgcattgttgagtctaataaagctgccatgcaggttgttttctctttaaagctgtcattgctcaaaaataataatgaatcaaactcaatgttgttacaaattatttaaactagtcatggctccaattacgtcacttaCAAAATTTGacttaagagtatttttataggatattttgtgtttatcctacaAAAAAAGGGTGTTTGActattagggaaaaaaaaaaaaaaaaacagaaatgaagaagctgtcacgtacttgcatggctgctctagttgtgaccccaagatgcaggagacaggaggacgacgtgcgggtgagagtcttttaattcccacagggagcacaaggaggtgcagcagggaagtgcacagaagcataagcagcatacagaaaaaccaaagtaacgtttcacaaaacaatccttgagccctgactggagggcgaggcaggcataaatagaagccagttgattaaagtcaaagtaccaatgattgtcacacacacactaggtgtggtgagattttcctctgcatttgacccatcaccctcaccccatgaccaggtgtggccaggctgccaatcagcgacaggtgaggagggaaaagggctcagggagacaaacaggaagtgggaccaaaataagagcgctgactaggagataaacacaaacgcaaacagaccgcatgacacctgacgtgacaggtcgtcacagaaacgagggatggatctgaagtttattgagggacttaagtgttgaaagtaaaaaaaaatgtttgacttatttttatgagtggggcccgtttggatcccaataatttcagttttacaagttttaattgtcattgctccaaaaaaaattatgaattaaaatcgatgatgttatgaatccatccatccattttctaccgcttattccctttcggggtcgcggggggcgctggcgcctatctcagctacaatcgggcggaggcggggtacaccctggacaagtcgccacctcatcgcagggccaacacagatagacagacaacattcacactcacattcacacactagggccaattttagtgtcgccaatcaacctatccccaggatgttatgaattattgacatatttaagattgcaattacgttgagtgaaaattattattttgtgcttttgccataacaaaacaaggttttgacaaaaatggcgtaaattatgaaaaaaaaaaaagactgataaggacggataaacctgaaattgatcaagggatttaagtgttgagtgaaaaaatacaaacataaataaaaatgacctacttctaccatttttatgaccgagactcttcctggtccccaagaaagcagtgcgaggcgagtggagaaaaaacggatttattgacagagatgtgacacaatgtgatattgatcataagcagcggccattgaaagaaaagaagaaatcctcgtcatgacgtcaaggccatgaaacgtgcgattttacagccaccagcgtttgatcttgaaagtcttttaacggccaaagaagaatacatggaatagcgtgaggagcagtcggacgaagaacaaagcacatctccatctcatctccgagtgtgatgacgtccctcagcgatggagacatctccctgtgttccagtgcacaaagcatcctggaggaagaagaccactcagcacattcccgacagaagcaggtgaatccaagttgaacatcatcttcacacaagaacatttggaggtgcagacagtccatgtgagcttactcagccttcagccgcctgcacgttctcgtcgagctccacgccgccgtggcgagctgcgggacaaacgcaaacggtgaaggaagaacatccagaaggtgcctcgtcactcacatcagatctttgaggtgtgacttggaaacatgacgagtcagcacacttgatgtctcatttggctgatcctcatcatgaggactcctgtcaaaagtgagatatgccagactttgtattgcgtgtgctcacaggagggacttttattgtgaaggagtcagctccagttgggcttttccggctaaacttgtaacaaaggtccacatcagacctccatgtgagtgacgcttcaccacggctttgtttcttgcggctcaaagaaaagatgttttacttaccagctggaccgtactgggctgaaatgaaagagaaacaaggtgaagtggacttttcccctcacgtcacgccgtgtttctacgtgagagtgtgcgctctgtctctgtggatctttgagtgtttggctggaaggcaactaaaagatggccgcacctttgcagcccggatgaaagcatcaactcacggcctggaccgagtgcaccgagaagaagaagacagaggacattggcgtccctcaccttgtctgtttctgtgacgcctgaccatgaccatgatgatgatgatgatgatgatggccgccacagcgaggaccgccgccgtggcagcgagggcgacgctcaagttgtctgtggagagcaaaaaagcacaagtggagtgacaaagcatgaagaggaaaccttcatgactactttgcatgcagacgtcaagcgttgtcatggtgacatggatcaataatggtgacaggtggacttgtgatgggaaacatctccaactaaatgtgtctttctcaccttcatggcttgcgttgctcaggatgcttcttctctccagcttggtgaccaagtcctccttgacgcctgacagctgaaacacacattcgtacttgccctccacgtcggccgtcacctccactttcagcgccaccgacatctggaaggttccgtcgtggttggggagtatctctccgtgctccacgtcctcgaagatctgctcgccgtctttcctccaaaacaggtcggcaccgtcggggtagaaacctgtcgccatgcagctgaccggagaggacggcgtcttctggagcaggaacacctctggaagctctgcacaggaagtgatgtcacgtgtgaacacaggacaacgtggggagaaggtgtggatggaaagaaggtgtggacggaggtaaagatggagaggtgtggatggaggtacaGATGGACAGAAATTGTAGattaaagtaaagatggagaTAAGGTAATAAtgcaggtaaagatggagagaagggaagaatggaggtaaaaatggagagaaggtgagaatggaggtaaagatgaagaTTAGGTGAGAATGATATAAAGATGGagaggagagaatggaggtaaagatggagagaaggagagaatgatataaagatggagagaaggagagaatgatgttaagatggagagaacgtgtggaagggggtaaatatggagagaatgGCGGTACAAATAGAGAGAAGGGGAGAATGGAGGtatagatggagagaaggagagaatgagataaagatggagagaaggttagagtggagatgaaggagaaaaggtgatgatggaggtaaagatggagagaaggtgagaatggaggtaaagatggagagaaggtgtggatggaggtaaagatggagagaatggaggtaaagatggagagaagggaatggaggtaaagatggagggaagggaagaatggaggtaaagatgaatAGACggtgagaatggaggtaaagttgGATAGAAGTTgaggatggagggaaagatggaggGACGGAGAGaataaggtaaagatggagagaatgataTAAAGATGGAAAGAAGGAGAGaattgaggtaaagatggagagaaggagagaatgatgtaaagatggagaaaaggtgagaacgcaggttaagatggagagaacgtgtggatggaggtaaagatggagagaatggaggtaaagatggagagaagggaatggaggtaaagatgaatAGACggtgagaatggaggtaaagatggagagaagttgaggatggagggaaagatggagggatggagagaataaggtaaaaatggagagaaggagagaatgatataaagatggaaggaaggagagaatggaggtaaagatggagagaaggtgagaacgcaggttaagatggagagaacgtgtggatggaggtaaagatggagagaaggagagcaTGAGATAAATATGGAAAGAAGGTTAGAGTGGAGATACAGATGTAGAGGTGTAGATGGAAGTAAAGATGGATAgaaggtgaggatggaggtaaagacgaagagaaggagagaatgagataaagatggagagaaggttagagtggagataaagatggagagaaggtgagagaaagagagaagagtataaagagacagggtgtaatgtcagtaatgttcctatagggggagtgctaacaagttaaaaggtgaaagtacatgttgtgtttctacctgttctcattaggacctccttcccattgttcacatacttcttcaagtaagaaggacatTCCTCAGTGAAGTAAAACTTCTTGTCATCTAGTAGATGTTTGTCCTGGTCCCACATGAGTTTGCtggggaaagcttgttgttttgctgcagtaaatgtccatgtcttcatgtccaacgatatgtaatcttctccatcataaccATCCTGTTCccaacctttaacttcatcagtctcatcattccattcacaACCAGACATCCACTGGAGAATGTGaacacctgagacacacacagtgttgtaaagcagagtgacacacacacacacacacacacacacacacacacacacacacacacacacacacacacacacacacacacacacacacacacacacacacacacacacacacacacacacacacactattagtgtaggttattatgggatggacagagacaagtatcagtgcagtaatgtgtgtttactacagtataaaaagagtacatcaaatacatttaagtagtagaaagttcaacataaacaaacctccagtttggttgaaacgcttcTTACGAACTTCAAGGTTGTGTTTGCCCCTCAACTCATTACCAACACTGATCTCTGTTTGTCTCTGCCAGTATtttggatcctctgctgtgattttgttcatccagtcctgtttggcttctgctttcctgctgttgctgtcatagtgaaaaatctgaactccatcaacataaccaacactcacataatctgggaagtttggaacttgagaggacACAGTGTggaaatactgcagcgtgtgaatcactgaaagaagaaaacaacaacaggatgactttttattattttgtttcatgttcaacaatcttgcactgtgaatattttagctccttccgtcttcagtcgggtcttaaagtgaacatcaaacactgctagatatcacagtcaagactcacatgttctatgacaaatacaacacattaataatattactaacatctgttgacagtttgaacattttgaaaataaacatatattttctacaatggaggctgaataaaaagtacaacagagttgaacacaacctgttctgcccatttgatgtcgactcttactgacatcttgtggcggggtgatgttactacacttgattagtttctgacacttccgtgtttgaagatttgtgttcgttcttacaagccttggaaaaaataagtctttgaacaagaaacactaaagtcaaaataaataaagagcttAAATGCATTTCTCAGCTTCTGTAACCTTCTTGGAACATTTTGAATTTTACTtagaaaaagggaaaacaataaaatatgtttaaaaataacCAGGATTAAGTAAAAAAGGGCttgaataatacaacaataatttaattaataagTAACAGAAACTCTCAGAAGTCGAATAAGTGAAGGCACAAAGAGGATTtatgaataaaatattaataaatgtataaaaaggacttaccaggcgtcacgctgtgcatttgcacgaccagaagaaagaataaaaacaagttcatgatgtcagcgcgaaacaaaaagatgtttgccacttttaatcccgcagagaaagacaaaagtgacgaacactcgcttgactcgcaaacaggaaaaatgaaccaggaactgtcgaggctctttttataatactccacccgagccaatgaggagtcagcattctgtgacgtcaccgtgaggagagaaaacgaaacgctattctgcacagaaaagtggcagcagtcaactgacaagaagtcttctactggactcactagagagcgccccttgtggccacgtcaggtaaatgcttgtgtggcttttctgggaaatcacgtgacttgacaacaaaaaggtgtgtcaagttggccgccaaacttggaaagaaaagaaagaaagaggaatgaaggtgagattgagagttaaaagtaatgacagggctggaacatccgatcagtgatcgtattgtagtcctctcaagaaagcatcaatacaaataatgattgatagacataaagtcgctacaccgcaggacatcctcactttttatttcacgtcttaactttcacctccgttatgtctcccaagcgtgaggcgtccctgctggggtaacgggacacgcatctgcctcgtatgggttcgattcccggccagggttgcatcaggaagtttcatcctgagtaaaaaagtcagcagaaagccttcatgagatggactcgctgtggccaaagtgctgaacgtgggggaaaagtgtgaggcagacgcttctgctggcagaatatcaaagaaagtgaaagtaaaagtagacacggtaaagccaaacattgaactcgatggtgatcatttttatttttatttttattttgtcgtacctgtcaaaggtgaacacacttatccacgtaggtgagtagtaacgagttacatttacttagataagaaacacaacttttactttgctatataacatattcaatatatgtataaaaatatacatttaggcctccactcaggcttcatcccagggaccccaaaggattttggtcaaaaaaatatttaaaatgtgtcattattttgtattattattattccaggtttaaatctgtagatcaacattaggtctatctgtcaatataaccttttcaaagatttaagttgtatgccctttttgtcaaagaaaaccctgttttgttatggaaaaaaacacaaaatatgcaatagtttcccctaatagaattttaaagtggaatatagtatataataattggagccttaaaaaattcaacacataaaaacattgattttaatttattattattttttagcaatgacacaaaagaaaaatcctaCTGAAATTATTGGAGATCCAAAATTGTCCTactcagaaataaaaaaatatatatttttttactgttaactttaaacacaatcatcttcagatgaacttcagatccatccatcaagtatatatatatat
The window above is part of the Nerophis ophidion isolate RoL-2023_Sa linkage group LG04, RoL_Noph_v1.0, whole genome shotgun sequence genome. Proteins encoded here:
- the LOC133551955 gene encoding class I histocompatibility antigen, F10 alpha chain-like; translation: MNLFLFFLLVVQMHSVTPVIHTLQYFHTVSSQVPNFPDYVSVGYVDGVQIFHYDSNSRKAEAKQDWMNKITAEDPKYWQRQTEISVGNELRGKHNLEVRKKRFNQTGGVHILQWMSGCEWNDETDEVKGWEQDGYDGEDYISLDMKTWTFTAAKQQAFPSKLMWDQDKHLLDDKKFYFTEECPSYLKKYVNNGKEVLMRTELPEVFLLQKTPSSPVSCMATGFYPDGADLFWRKDGEQIFEDVEHGEILPNHDGTFQMSVALKVEVTADVEGKYECVFQLSGVKEDLVTKLERRSILSNASHEGEKDTFSWRCFPSQVHLSPLLIHVTMTTLDVCMQSSHEGFLFMLCHSTCAFLLSTDNLSVALAATAAVLAVAAIIIIIIIMVMVRRHRNRQGEGRQCPLSSSSRCTRSRP